The Ketogulonicigenium vulgare WSH-001 genome includes a region encoding these proteins:
- the trbB gene encoding P-type conjugative transfer ATPase TrbB, with protein sequence MTASHQKPETIARGARMLRTALGASIARFLEDPGVVEVMLNPDGRIWVDRLSEGLADTGERLSAADGERIVRLVAHHVGAEVHARSPRVSAELPETGERFEGLLPPVVAAPAFAIRKPAVAVFTLDDYVTAGIMTRRQAEVLRLNVATRANILVAGGTSTGKTTLTNALLAEVAKTSDRVVIIEDTRELQCAAPNLVAMRTKDGVATLSDLVRSSLRLRPDRIPVGEVRGSEALDLLKAWGTGHPGGIGTIHAGSGIGALRRLEQLIQEAVITVPRALIAETIDLVAVLAGRGSSRRLVELARVDGLGPDGDYAITHPITLATTSKGDPS encoded by the coding sequence ATGACTGCATCACATCAAAAACCGGAAACGATTGCCCGTGGCGCGCGGATGCTGCGCACCGCGCTTGGGGCATCCATCGCCCGGTTTCTGGAAGATCCCGGTGTGGTCGAGGTGATGCTGAACCCGGATGGTCGTATCTGGGTGGATCGGCTTTCCGAAGGGTTGGCCGATACGGGGGAGAGGCTGTCCGCCGCCGATGGCGAGCGGATCGTGCGTCTCGTCGCCCATCATGTCGGGGCAGAGGTCCACGCCCGCAGCCCGCGTGTGTCGGCTGAGCTGCCCGAAACCGGCGAGCGGTTTGAGGGGCTTCTGCCGCCTGTCGTCGCCGCACCTGCCTTCGCTATCCGCAAACCAGCCGTGGCTGTGTTCACGCTTGACGACTATGTCACCGCCGGGATCATGACCCGCCGTCAGGCCGAAGTGCTGCGCCTGAACGTCGCCACACGCGCCAACATCCTCGTCGCAGGCGGCACCTCCACCGGCAAAACAACACTGACCAACGCTTTGCTGGCCGAGGTGGCGAAGACCTCGGATCGCGTGGTTATCATTGAAGACACGCGCGAGCTGCAATGCGCCGCGCCCAATCTCGTGGCCATGCGAACCAAGGATGGCGTTGCCACGCTTTCTGATCTGGTGCGCTCATCCCTGCGCCTTCGCCCTGATCGCATTCCGGTCGGGGAGGTCCGCGGGTCCGAAGCCCTCGATCTGCTCAAAGCCTGGGGAACGGGACATCCCGGCGGCATCGGCACCATCCATGCCGGTTCCGGCATCGGTGCGCTGCGCCGCCTCGAACAGCTCATCCAGGAAGCCGTCATCACCGTCCCGCGCGCGCTGATCGCCGAGACCATCGACCTTGTTGCTGTCCTTGCCGGGCGCGGATCGTCGCGACGGCTGGTCGAACTCGCCCGCGTCGATGGGCTGGGACCGGACGGCGATTACGCCATCACACATCCCATCACTTTGGCAACCACCTCAAAAGGAGATCCTTCATGA
- a CDS encoding TrbC/VirB2 family protein, whose translation MIRTISRGCRIMATAAAAVSISLMLAPAAHASGSSMPWEAPLQSILQSIEGPVAKIIAVIVIIATGLALAFGDTSGGFRRLIQIVFGLSIAFAASSFFLSFFSFGGGALI comes from the coding sequence ATGATCCGCACGATTTCGCGCGGCTGCCGCATCATGGCAACCGCCGCCGCCGCTGTTTCCATCAGCCTGATGCTGGCGCCCGCCGCACACGCCTCCGGCTCCTCCATGCCGTGGGAGGCGCCGCTTCAGAGCATCCTTCAGTCGATCGAAGGGCCGGTCGCCAAGATCATTGCGGTAATCGTCATCATCGCCACCGGCCTGGCGCTGGCCTTCGGCGATACCTCGGGCGGTTTCCGCCGCCTGATCCAGATCGTCTTCGGCCTCAGCATAGCCTTCGCCGCCAGCTCCTTCTTCCTGTCGTTCTTCTCGTTCGGCGGCGGGGCGCTCATCTGA
- the trbL gene encoding P-type conjugative transfer protein TrbL yields MGGTGVIDNFLGVFTSYIDSGFGLLGGEVAFIATTLIVIDVTLAALFWSWGADDDIIARLVKKTLFVGVFAYLIGNWNNLAQIIFDSFAGLGLKGSGTGFSAADLLRPGKVAQTGLDAGRPLLESISDMMGYWSFFENFIQIACLMFAWVLVLLAFFILAVQLFVTLIEFKLTTLAGFVLIPFGLFGKTAFMAERVLGNVVSSGIKVLVLAVIIGIGSTLFSQFTAGFGGVTPTIDDAMAIVLAALSLLGLGIFGPGIASGLVSGGPQLGAGAAVGTGLAAGGMMLAGGAAAGMAAKGGAAALSGGAAAVRGGAAAAGAVSAAYSVGSLGQSGAAGVASGLGGVARAAGSAAASPLKRAASKASESIKSSFSDGARAGFGVSGGSSTAGTVGGAGEAASAAASPAAQAGGSPAWARQMQRKQTLSHGTSMAAHAVRSGDSHGGGSSINLSESDRS; encoded by the coding sequence ATGGGCGGCACCGGCGTCATCGACAATTTCCTGGGAGTCTTCACCAGCTACATCGACAGTGGCTTCGGTTTGCTTGGAGGTGAAGTCGCCTTCATCGCCACCACGCTGATCGTCATCGACGTGACGCTGGCGGCATTATTCTGGTCCTGGGGTGCAGATGACGACATCATCGCCCGGCTGGTCAAGAAAACGCTGTTCGTGGGCGTCTTCGCCTATCTGATCGGCAACTGGAACAATCTCGCGCAGATCATCTTCGACAGCTTTGCGGGTCTGGGCCTCAAGGGGTCGGGCACCGGCTTTTCCGCCGCCGATCTGCTGCGGCCCGGCAAGGTGGCGCAGACCGGCCTTGATGCCGGTCGCCCGCTGCTCGAATCCATCTCCGACATGATGGGCTACTGGTCGTTCTTCGAGAACTTCATCCAGATCGCCTGCCTGATGTTCGCCTGGGTGCTGGTGCTGCTCGCCTTCTTCATTCTCGCCGTGCAGCTCTTCGTCACGCTGATCGAGTTCAAGCTGACCACGCTGGCCGGTTTTGTGCTGATCCCCTTCGGCCTGTTCGGCAAGACCGCCTTCATGGCCGAGCGCGTTCTCGGCAATGTCGTGTCCTCCGGCATCAAGGTGCTGGTTCTGGCCGTCATCATCGGTATCGGCTCGACGCTGTTTTCACAGTTCACGGCAGGCTTCGGCGGCGTGACGCCGACCATTGACGATGCCATGGCAATCGTGCTGGCGGCCCTTTCCCTTCTCGGCCTCGGCATATTCGGTCCCGGCATCGCTTCCGGTCTCGTTTCCGGCGGCCCGCAGCTTGGCGCAGGTGCCGCCGTTGGAACCGGCCTTGCCGCAGGCGGCATGATGCTTGCCGGGGGTGCCGCCGCAGGGATGGCCGCGAAGGGAGGAGCCGCTGCGCTCTCTGGTGGAGCGGCTGCCGTTCGGGGTGGTGCCGCCGCCGCAGGTGCGGTGAGCGCCGCCTACAGTGTCGGTTCACTTGGCCAGTCCGGCGCTGCCGGTGTCGCCTCCGGTCTGGGCGGTGTTGCCCGTGCGGCAGGCTCCGCCGCCGCATCGCCCCTGAAGCGCGCGGCTTCCAAAGCCTCCGAAAGCATCAAGTCCAGCTTTTCTGATGGAGCGCGCGCCGGTTTCGGCGTCAGTGGCGGCTCTTCCACGGCTGGAACAGTCGGAGGTGCAGGCGAGGCAGCAAGCGCGGCGGCGTCACCCGCCGCACAGGCTGGCGGCTCTCCGGCATGGGCAAGGCAGATGCAGCGCAAACAGACACTCAGCCACGGCACGTCGATGGCCGCCCATGCCGTGCGCTCCGGCGACAGCCATGGCGGCGGCTCCTCCATCAATCTTTCTGAAAGTGACCGCTCATGA
- a CDS encoding type II toxin-antitoxin system Phd/YefM family antitoxin, which translates to MQSISARDAKNAFGRLIDMARAEPVAIEKYGRSVVVVLAIEEFERLTAKAKRKFLVQRPADFSPKKTNQEK; encoded by the coding sequence ATGCAGAGCATATCGGCGCGTGACGCAAAAAACGCCTTTGGGCGCTTGATCGACATGGCAAGGGCGGAGCCTGTTGCCATTGAAAAATATGGTCGGTCCGTCGTCGTGGTTCTTGCAATTGAAGAATTCGAGCGACTGACGGCCAAAGCGAAAAGAAAGTTTCTAGTGCAGCGTCCGGCCGACTTTAGTCCCAAAAAGACTAATCAAGAAAAATAA
- a CDS encoding TrbI/VirB10 family protein: MSEETTTNAPPMRLRAEPPRVTRLSRKMLAGVGAVALLGIGGALIYALQTRDMNGSGEELYSTENRATADGLAGLPRDYTGPVLGPALPGDLGGPILDAQNRGQPVTPPAMATPASDPAEERRLAEEEAARLSTVFFQSGQRSATTPGSNMPGLAGLDLGGQPATQDRHTAFLNGPVDRQTVAMDRIMAPASPYILQAGAVIPAAMITGIRSDLPGQITAQVTENVYDSPTGALLLIPQGTRIIGQYDAGVQFGQRRVLLVWNRLILPNGSSIVLERQPGADASGYAGLEDGVDYHWWDLMKAAGLSTLLGIGTELATDDEDRLIRAIRDGAQDTINQAGQQIVQRQLQVAPTLTIRPGYPVRVIVTRDLVLEPYRN; the protein is encoded by the coding sequence ATGAGCGAAGAGACGACCACCAACGCGCCTCCTATGCGCCTGCGCGCCGAGCCGCCGCGCGTCACCCGCCTGTCACGCAAGATGCTGGCCGGTGTTGGGGCTGTCGCGCTCCTCGGCATTGGCGGCGCATTGATCTATGCGCTCCAGACCCGCGACATGAATGGCAGCGGCGAAGAACTCTATTCAACCGAGAACCGCGCAACAGCGGACGGGCTGGCTGGCCTGCCGCGCGATTATACCGGCCCCGTCCTGGGACCAGCTTTGCCGGGCGACCTCGGCGGCCCGATCCTCGACGCGCAGAACAGGGGGCAACCCGTTACGCCGCCTGCTATGGCAACACCAGCTAGCGATCCTGCCGAGGAGCGCCGTCTTGCTGAAGAGGAGGCTGCACGTCTTAGCACCGTGTTCTTCCAATCGGGGCAGCGATCAGCAACGACACCTGGCTCCAATATGCCGGGCCTTGCGGGGCTTGACCTTGGCGGTCAGCCCGCAACGCAGGACCGGCACACGGCATTTCTCAATGGTCCGGTGGATCGGCAGACCGTTGCTATGGATCGGATTATGGCGCCAGCGTCGCCCTATATCCTTCAGGCAGGGGCCGTGATCCCGGCGGCGATGATTACCGGCATTCGTTCCGATCTCCCCGGCCAGATCACCGCGCAGGTCACGGAGAATGTCTATGACAGTCCGACCGGCGCGCTGCTCCTGATCCCGCAGGGAACACGGATCATCGGCCAGTATGATGCCGGTGTGCAGTTCGGACAGCGCCGCGTGCTGCTGGTCTGGAACCGCCTGATCCTGCCCAATGGCAGCTCCATTGTGCTGGAGCGCCAGCCCGGTGCTGACGCTTCCGGCTATGCCGGTCTGGAAGATGGCGTCGATTATCACTGGTGGGATCTGATGAAGGCCGCAGGTCTGTCTACGCTGCTCGGCATCGGCACGGAACTGGCGACCGACGACGAAGACCGCCTGATCCGCGCCATCCGCGACGGGGCGCAGGACACCATCAATCAGGCCGGACAGCAGATCGTCCAGCGCCAGTTGCAGGTCGCACCCACGCTGACCATCCGACCGGGCTATCCGGTCAGGGTCATCGTCACCCGAGATCTCGTACTCGAACCTTACAGGAACTGA
- the trbK-alt gene encoding putative entry exclusion protein TrbK-alt: MDGKMLARLGAIIFVAIAITATVIELTRKDEPAQPRPAPSLQPSADPLRQSLRRCQQLGEAAVSDSRCLATWAENRDRFLGRTPVPAASHQNGGE, translated from the coding sequence ATGGACGGCAAGATGCTGGCACGACTGGGCGCGATCATATTCGTGGCTATCGCCATCACCGCCACGGTGATCGAACTGACCCGCAAGGATGAACCGGCGCAGCCCCGGCCGGCTCCGTCGCTTCAGCCCTCTGCCGATCCGCTGCGCCAGAGCCTGCGCCGTTGCCAGCAGTTAGGCGAGGCCGCCGTGAGTGATTCCCGTTGCCTCGCCACCTGGGCCGAGAACCGCGACCGCTTTCTCGGCCGAACGCCGGTGCCCGCCGCCTCGCATCAGAACGGGGGAGAGTGA
- the trbG gene encoding P-type conjugative transfer protein TrbG, protein MTRMMARNSGLPVLRKPALAALLLSATMLAGCATNRTPQFSYDADVPALPVVPAAVADDRPRPLHTPPAWTVARGGTVAGTPTGRVENANAAARVEPRREGYYNAIQIYPWSEGALFQVYAAPGQITTIALEPGESLTGAGPIAAGDTARWIIGDTESGSGTSRRVHILVKPTREDISTNLVISTDRRVYLIELRARAALYMPAVAWAYPALPAGQRQSVPAAPIIPVETARNYRYGLTGDSPPWRPISVFDDGRRVYVVFPRGIVQGEMPPIFVIGSEGETQIVNSRIHQNILIVDRLFGAAELRLGSGDRQQTVRIVRIEQRQAAQPAKTGENPS, encoded by the coding sequence ATGACCCGCATGATGGCCCGCAATTCCGGCTTGCCGGTTCTCCGTAAACCCGCTTTGGCGGCTTTGTTGCTGTCCGCCACCATGCTGGCCGGCTGCGCAACCAACCGCACCCCGCAGTTCAGCTATGATGCCGATGTGCCAGCGTTGCCCGTGGTGCCGGCAGCCGTTGCCGATGACCGGCCTCGACCTTTGCACACACCACCGGCATGGACCGTGGCACGCGGCGGAACCGTTGCCGGAACACCGACTGGCCGCGTCGAGAACGCCAATGCCGCCGCCCGTGTCGAACCACGCCGGGAAGGCTATTACAACGCCATCCAGATCTACCCCTGGTCGGAAGGGGCGCTGTTTCAGGTCTATGCCGCACCGGGACAGATCACGACAATCGCGCTTGAGCCCGGCGAAAGCCTGACCGGCGCGGGGCCGATTGCGGCAGGCGACACCGCCCGATGGATCATTGGTGATACCGAAAGCGGATCGGGTACAAGCCGCCGCGTCCATATCCTTGTGAAACCGACCCGTGAGGATATTTCCACCAATCTTGTCATCAGCACGGATCGCCGCGTCTATCTCATTGAGCTTCGCGCCCGCGCGGCGCTCTATATGCCCGCTGTGGCCTGGGCCTATCCCGCGCTACCTGCCGGTCAGCGCCAGAGCGTTCCCGCCGCGCCGATCATCCCTGTCGAGACGGCCCGCAACTATCGCTATGGACTGACGGGCGATAGTCCGCCGTGGCGACCCATCTCCGTCTTCGACGATGGCCGCCGTGTCTATGTCGTCTTCCCGCGCGGCATCGTGCAGGGCGAGATGCCGCCGATCTTCGTCATAGGCTCCGAGGGCGAGACCCAGATCGTCAACAGCCGCATTCACCAGAACATCCTGATCGTGGATCGCCTGTTCGGTGCTGCCGAGCTGCGCCTTGGCAGCGGCGATCGCCAGCAGACCGTCAGGATTGTCCGCATTGAACAAAGGCAGGCGGCCCAGCCCGCAAAGACCGGGGAGAACCCGTCATGA
- the trbF gene encoding conjugal transfer protein TrbF: MNIFKRPSAHYGKSPEPETPYQKAAEAWDERIGSARVQAKNWRIMAFGSLILSAGFAAALVWQSARGTVVPWVVQVDNLGQSQSVAPAVADYRPTDPQIAFHLGRFIEQTRSIPSDAIIVRQNWLRAYEFTTDRGAATLNDYARANDPFTKVGRQQIAVEVSSVIRASNDSFRVAWTERHYENGQLSTTERWTAILTIVIQTPRDAERLRANPLGIYVNAISWSREMSQ; encoded by the coding sequence ATGAACATCTTCAAACGTCCATCTGCACATTACGGCAAATCGCCCGAACCCGAGACGCCCTATCAGAAAGCTGCCGAGGCATGGGACGAACGTATCGGTTCGGCCCGCGTGCAGGCAAAGAACTGGCGCATCATGGCCTTCGGCTCGCTGATCCTCTCGGCTGGTTTCGCCGCCGCCCTTGTCTGGCAATCGGCGCGCGGGACGGTCGTGCCCTGGGTGGTGCAAGTCGATAATCTCGGCCAGTCGCAGTCCGTTGCGCCCGCCGTGGCTGACTATCGCCCGACCGATCCGCAGATTGCCTTCCATCTTGGCCGCTTCATCGAGCAGACGCGCTCGATCCCGTCTGACGCCATCATCGTGCGGCAGAACTGGCTGCGTGCCTATGAGTTCACCACGGATCGGGGTGCGGCAACTCTCAATGATTATGCCCGTGCCAATGACCCTTTCACCAAGGTCGGCAGGCAGCAAATTGCGGTCGAGGTGTCGTCGGTGATCCGCGCCTCGAATGACAGCTTCCGTGTCGCCTGGACGGAGCGCCATTACGAAAACGGCCAGCTCTCCACGACCGAACGCTGGACCGCGATCCTGACCATCGTGATCCAGACGCCGCGCGATGCTGAACGTCTGCGCGCCAATCCGCTCGGCATCTACGTCAATGCAATTTCATGGTCGCGGGAGATGAGCCAATGA
- a CDS encoding DUF2274 domain-containing protein produces MTKLKLGPLVEDKPVKVTVELPGALHRDLIVYAEVLARESGQPIADPVRLIVPMLERFIATDRGFAKARRQRDKLE; encoded by the coding sequence ATGACAAAGCTGAAACTCGGACCGCTTGTCGAGGACAAACCCGTCAAAGTGACGGTGGAACTGCCGGGTGCGCTCCACCGCGATCTGATCGTCTATGCAGAGGTGCTGGCCCGTGAGAGTGGCCAGCCCATTGCCGATCCCGTCCGGCTGATCGTGCCGATGCTGGAGCGGTTCATCGCCACCGATCGCGGCTTTGCCAAGGCGCGACGGCAGCGTGATAAGCTCGAGTGA
- the trbE gene encoding conjugal transfer protein TrbE: MMNFTEYRRTSARLSDYLPWAALVGPGIVLNKDGSFQRTAKFRGPDLDSAVAAELVAVAGRINNAVRRLGSGWSIFVEAQRSEAATYPDSKFPDAASALVDAERKAGFEEAGTHFVSGYFLTFLWLPPAEDAARAETWLYEGREQSGVNPHELLRGFIDRTDRVLALLDGFMPECRWLDDGGTLTYLHATISTNRHRVRVPEVPMHLDALLADQPLTGGLEPRLGDQHLRVLTIIGFPTATTPGLLDEMNRLAFPYRWSTRAILMDKTDATKLLTKIRRQWFAKRKSIAAILKEVMTNEQSALVDTDASNKALDADMALQELGADVAGMAYVTATVTVWDADPRIADEKLRLVEKIIQGRDFTAMPETVNAVDAWLGSIPGHAYANVRQPPISTLNLAHMIPLSAVWAGPERNEHLGAPPLLYGKTEGSTPFRLSLHVSDVGHTLVVGPTGAGKSVLLALMALQFRRYERSQIFAFDFGGSIRASALAMGGDWHDLGGGLTEGSEVSVSLQPLARIDDAYERSWAADWIAAILMREGMTISPEVKEHIWTALTSLASAPVGERTITGLAVLLQSNVLKQALRPYCIGGAYGRLLDAEAEHLGHADVQAFEIEGLVGTGAAPAVLAYLFHRIGDRLDGRPTLLIIDEGWLALDDEGFANQLREWLKTLRKKNASVIFATQSLSDIDGSNIAPAIIESCPTRLLLPNERAIEPQITAIYRRFGLNDRQIEILARATPKRDYYCQSRRGNRLFELGLSEVGLALCAASSKTDQTRIADLVAEHGQDGFLTAWLRERGVEWAADLIPDLTNLIPPTEKES, from the coding sequence ATGATGAACTTCACCGAATATCGCCGCACCTCCGCTCGCCTTTCCGACTATCTGCCATGGGCAGCGCTGGTTGGCCCAGGCATTGTGCTGAACAAGGATGGCAGCTTCCAGAGGACCGCGAAGTTTCGCGGGCCGGATCTGGATTCTGCTGTCGCTGCCGAACTGGTTGCGGTCGCCGGTCGCATCAACAACGCCGTGCGCCGTCTGGGTTCTGGCTGGTCGATCTTCGTCGAGGCACAACGCTCCGAGGCCGCGACCTATCCCGACAGCAAGTTTCCAGATGCGGCCTCCGCACTGGTCGATGCGGAGCGCAAGGCCGGGTTCGAGGAAGCGGGCACACATTTCGTGTCGGGCTATTTCCTGACCTTCCTCTGGTTGCCGCCCGCCGAGGACGCCGCCCGTGCCGAAACATGGCTTTACGAGGGGCGCGAACAATCCGGCGTCAATCCGCATGAACTGCTGCGCGGCTTCATCGACCGCACTGACCGCGTGCTGGCGCTGCTCGACGGCTTCATGCCTGAATGCCGCTGGCTGGATGATGGTGGCACGCTGACCTATCTGCATGCTACCATCTCGACCAACCGTCATCGTGTGCGCGTGCCCGAAGTGCCCATGCACCTCGATGCGCTGCTCGCCGATCAGCCCCTGACCGGCGGACTGGAGCCGCGCCTGGGCGATCAGCATCTGCGCGTCCTGACCATCATCGGTTTCCCGACCGCGACCACGCCTGGCCTGCTCGACGAGATGAACCGGCTCGCGTTCCCGTATCGCTGGTCAACCCGCGCCATCCTGATGGACAAGACGGACGCGACCAAACTGCTCACCAAAATCCGCCGCCAGTGGTTTGCCAAGCGCAAATCCATCGCCGCGATCCTCAAGGAGGTGATGACCAACGAACAATCGGCGCTGGTGGACACCGATGCGTCCAACAAGGCGCTCGATGCCGACATGGCCTTGCAGGAGCTGGGCGCTGACGTCGCCGGCATGGCCTATGTCACAGCGACCGTCACCGTCTGGGACGCCGATCCGCGTATCGCTGACGAAAAGCTGCGTCTGGTCGAGAAGATCATTCAGGGCCGCGATTTCACGGCCATGCCGGAAACCGTCAATGCCGTCGATGCCTGGCTCGGCTCGATCCCCGGACATGCCTACGCCAATGTCCGGCAGCCGCCAATCTCGACGCTTAACCTTGCCCACATGATCCCGCTATCGGCCGTGTGGGCGGGGCCGGAACGGAACGAACACCTCGGAGCGCCCCCCTTGCTGTATGGCAAGACCGAAGGTTCGACGCCGTTCCGGCTTTCCCTTCATGTCAGTGACGTGGGCCATACTCTCGTCGTCGGCCCGACCGGCGCAGGCAAGTCTGTGTTGCTGGCGCTGATGGCGCTGCAATTCCGCCGCTATGAACGCAGTCAGATCTTCGCCTTCGATTTCGGGGGATCGATCCGGGCATCCGCGCTGGCCATGGGCGGCGACTGGCATGACCTCGGCGGCGGGTTGACCGAGGGATCGGAGGTTTCCGTCTCCCTGCAACCGCTCGCGCGGATCGATGATGCCTATGAGCGGTCATGGGCCGCTGACTGGATCGCTGCAATCCTGATGCGCGAGGGCATGACCATCTCGCCGGAGGTGAAGGAGCATATCTGGACGGCGCTGACCTCGCTGGCATCCGCACCTGTCGGCGAGCGCACGATCACCGGCCTTGCCGTGCTGTTGCAATCCAATGTTCTGAAACAGGCGCTGCGCCCCTATTGCATCGGTGGCGCCTATGGCAGGTTGCTCGATGCCGAGGCCGAACATCTCGGCCACGCCGATGTGCAAGCCTTTGAAATCGAGGGACTGGTGGGCACGGGCGCTGCGCCGGCCGTGCTGGCCTATCTGTTTCATCGGATCGGCGACAGGCTCGACGGTCGCCCAACCCTCCTCATCATCGACGAGGGCTGGCTGGCGCTGGATGACGAGGGGTTCGCCAACCAGCTGCGCGAATGGCTGAAGACGCTCAGAAAGAAGAACGCTTCCGTCATCTTCGCAACGCAGTCGCTCTCGGACATTGACGGCAGCAATATCGCGCCCGCCATCATAGAAAGCTGCCCGACACGGCTGCTCCTGCCGAACGAACGGGCCATCGAGCCGCAGATCACTGCGATCTATCGGCGGTTCGGGCTGAATGACCGGCAGATCGAGATCCTCGCGCGGGCAACGCCCAAGCGGGACTATTACTGCCAGTCGCGCCGCGGCAATCGCCTGTTCGAGCTGGGCCTGTCCGAAGTCGGCCTCGCGCTCTGCGCCGCATCATCCAAAACCGATCAGACCCGCATCGCCGATCTTGTCGCCGAACATGGGCAGGACGGTTTCCTCACCGCCTGGCTGCGCGAGCGCGGCGTCGAATGGGCGGCCGACCTGATCCCCGATCTCACCAATCTCATCCCCCCGACCGAAAAGGAGTCCTGA
- the trbJ gene encoding P-type conjugative transfer protein TrbJ has product MTIRLSRSRAMLMAATLLAAPLALSPMLTSPAHAQFGFGRIVYDPSNYAQNLLTAARTLEQINNQITSLQNEAQILINQARNLTSLPYSSLQTLQQNVQRTQQLLGQAQNIAFDVQKVDQIFQTQYGNVSLSATDGQLVADARSRWQNTVGGLQDAMRVQAGVVGNIDTNRTQMSELVGQSQNATGALQATQAGNQLLALQSQQLSDLIALMSANGRSEALIEAERATAAEQGRVQRERFLTPGSGYQPGNARMFGNGNN; this is encoded by the coding sequence ATGACTATCCGTCTTTCCCGTTCGCGGGCCATGCTCATGGCGGCAACGTTGCTTGCCGCGCCACTGGCGCTCTCGCCCATGCTGACCAGCCCGGCCCACGCACAGTTCGGTTTCGGCCGCATCGTCTATGACCCGTCCAACTATGCGCAGAACCTGCTCACGGCCGCGCGCACGCTGGAGCAGATCAACAACCAGATCACCTCGCTTCAGAACGAAGCGCAGATTCTCATCAATCAGGCGCGCAACCTGACCAGCCTGCCATATTCCTCGCTCCAGACCTTACAGCAAAATGTGCAGCGCACGCAGCAGCTCTTGGGCCAGGCGCAGAACATCGCCTTCGACGTGCAGAAGGTCGATCAGATCTTCCAAACCCAATATGGCAACGTCTCGCTGTCCGCCACCGACGGACAGCTTGTCGCCGACGCGCGGTCGCGCTGGCAAAACACGGTTGGCGGCTTGCAGGATGCCATGCGCGTGCAGGCCGGCGTCGTAGGCAATATCGACACCAACCGCACGCAGATGTCGGAACTTGTCGGCCAGAGCCAGAACGCCACCGGCGCGCTGCAAGCCACGCAGGCGGGCAATCAGCTTCTCGCCCTCCAGTCGCAGCAGCTTTCCGACCTGATCGCGCTGATGTCGGCCAATGGCCGCTCGGAGGCGCTGATCGAAGCCGAGCGCGCCACCGCCGCCGAACAGGGCCGCGTCCAGCGCGAGCGCTTCCTTACGCCGGGATCGGGCTACCAGCCCGGCAATGCCCGGATGTTCGGCAACGGCAACAACTGA
- a CDS encoding VirB3 family type IV secretion system protein: MAGGLEQLDAVPGFSIPVHRALTEHILLGGAPRSIAIVNGTLAGAVGLGLRLWLVGIAIWSVGHFLAVWAAKRDPLFVEVGRRHLRIPGHLSV, from the coding sequence ATGGCGGGCGGCCTCGAACAGCTCGACGCGGTGCCGGGATTTTCGATCCCGGTCCATCGGGCGCTGACCGAGCATATTCTGCTCGGCGGCGCACCGCGCTCCATCGCCATTGTCAACGGCACGCTGGCCGGGGCCGTCGGCCTCGGCCTTCGTCTCTGGCTGGTTGGCATCGCCATCTGGTCGGTCGGTCATTTCCTCGCGGTATGGGCAGCAAAACGCGACCCGCTCTTCGTCGAGGTCGGGCGCAGGCATCTGCGCATCCCCGGTCATCTGTCGGTGTGA